The Pseudomonas sp. LFM046 region TGTTCTACGTCGGCGACCGCAACAAGACCGACCTGGGCTACCGCAGCGAGGCGGATGCCGACGACGCCTGGTTCCGCCTGCGCGACGAAGAGGCGCTGACGCCGGAGACGGTGGTGCGCCTGGCTGAGGCCGCCCACGCCCGCTACGGTTTCAACGACTTCAAGCTCAAGGGCGGCGTGCTCCGCGGTGAAGAGGAAATCGAAGCGGTGACCGCCCTGGCCGAACGCTTCCCCGAGGCGCGCATCACCCTCGACCCCAACGGCGCCTGGTCCCTCAAGGAGGCCATCGCCCTGTGCCGCGACCAGCACCACGTGCTGGCCTACGCCGAGGACCCCTGTGGCGCCGAGAACGGCTACTCCGGACGCGAGGTGATGGCCGAGTTCCGCCGCGCCACCGGCCTGCCCACCGCCACCAACATGATCGCCACCGACTGGCGCCAGATGGGCCACGCCATCTCCCTGCAATCGGTGGACATCCCCCTGGCCGACCCGCACTTCTGGACCCTGCAGGGCTCGGTGCGGGTGGCGCAGATGTGCAACGACTGGGGCCTGACCTGGGGCTCGCACTCCAACAACCACTTCGACATCTCGTTGGCCATGTTCACCCACGTCGCCGCGGCGGCGCCGGGCAAGATCACCGCCATCGACACCCACTGGATCTGGCAGGACGGCCAGCGCCTGACCAAGGAGCCGCTGCGCATCGTCGGTGGTAAGGTCGCGGTCCCACAAAAGCCGGGCCTCGGTGTCGAACTGGACATGGACGAACTGGCCCGCGCCCACGCGCTGTACAAGGCCAAGGGCCTGGGCGCCCGCGACGATGCGGTGGCCATGCAGTACCTGGTGCCGAACTGGACCTTCAACAACAAGCGCCCTTGCCTGGTGCGCTGAAATACCAGCCGCATCACAAACCCGTTTGGTGGGCTTCAGCCCACCGTCGATGCCAGAACCCAGAACAACACCGGAGTCAGCCATGCAGTTGATCCAACACCAGGACTCCCCGCGCCACGTACGCCTGCACCCGGACGACAACGTCGCCATCGTGGTGAACGAACAGGGCGTGGCCGAAGGCGGGCGGTTTCCCGATGGCCTGGTCACCCGTGAAGCCATTCCCCAGAGTCACAAGGTCACCCTGGTGGACATCCCCGCCGGCGGCGCCGTGCTGCGTTACGGCACCGTCATCGGCCATGCCCTGCGGGAGATTCCCCGTGGCAGCTGGGTACGCGAGGAACTGCTGAGCATTCCCGAGGCGCCGGAGCTGGACCACTTGCCCCTGGCCTCCGCCGTGCCGCCGACCTTGGCACCGCTGGACGGTTATACCTTCGAAGGCTTCCGCAACCCGGACGGCAGCGTCGGCACCCGTAACATCCTCGGCGTCACCACCACCGTGCAGTGCGTCACCGGCGTGCTGGACCACTGTGTGGAGCGCGTGCGCAAGGAACTCCTGCCGAAGTATCCGAACGTCGATGACGTCGTCGCCCTGACCCACAGCTACGGCTGCGGCGTGGCGATCAACGCACCGGATGCGGTGATCCCGATTCGCACCCTGCACAACATCGCGCGCAACCCTAACCTCGGCGGCCAGGCGCTGGTGATCGGCCTCGGTTGCGAGAAACTCCAGGCCGAGCAACTGATGCCAGGGGACGAACTCACCGCTGGCCAGGACGAGGAAGCCTGGCTGTTCCGCCTGCAGGATTCAGCCAGCGGCTTTGCCGGCATGGTCGAGCAGATCATGGGCATGATCGAGGACCGCCTGCAGGTCCTCGACCAGCGCCGCCGGGAAACCTGCCCGGCTTCCGAGCTGGTGCTGGGCATGCAGTGCGGCGGCAGCGACGCCTTTTCCGGCGTCACCGCCAACCCGGCCCTGGGCGTGGCCGCCGACCTGCTGGTGCGGGCTGGCGCCACCGTGATGTTTTCCGAGAACACCGAGGTGCGTGACGGCATCCATCTGCTCACCCCGCGCGCCGCCACTCCGGAAGTGGCCCGGGCGCTGGTGCGGGAGATGGACTGGTACGACCGCTACCTCGCCCGTGGCATGGCCGACCGCAGCGCCAACACCACCCCCGGCAACAAGAAGGGCGGGCTGAACAACATCGTCGAAAAGGCCATGGGCTCCATCGCCAAATCGGGCAACAGCGCCATCAACGGCGTGGTCGCTCCCGGCGAGCGCGTGCGTGGCAAGGGCCTGCAGTATTGCGCCACCCCGGCCAGCGACTTCATCTGCGGCACCCTGCAACTGGCGGCGGGCATGAATCTCCATGTCTTCACCACCGGACGCGGTACGCCCTATGGCCTGGCCGTGGTCCCGGTGATCAAGGTCTCCACCCGCACCCAACTGGCCGAACGCTGGCCCGACCTGATCGACGTCGACGCCGGGCGCATCACTTCCGGCCGTATCACCCTCGAAGAGCTGGGCTGGGAGCTGTTCCGCTACTACCTCGATGTGGCCAGCGGCAAGGCGCACACCTGGGCGGAGAAGCACCGGCTGCACAACGACCTCACGCTGTTCAACCCGGCCCCTGTAACCTGAGCCGGCCAATCATTCGAGGAACACCAGGATGGCACCCAAGGTCCTTCACATCGGCCCGTTGACCGAGCGCTTCAACCAGCGCCTGGCCGACGAGCACGAGGTGGTGCAGCTGTGGCGGCAGGGTGATGCCCTGGCCTACCTCGACGAGCACGGCGGCCAGTTCGATGTCGTCGTGACCTCGGCGCGCTTCGGCTACTCCGCCGCCATGTTGGCGCGCATGCCCAATGTGCGTGCCATCTGCAGCTTCGGCGTCGGCTACGACGCCATCGCCGTCGACCTGGCCCGCGAGCGCGGCATTCAGGTCAGCTCCACGCCGGACGTGCTGAACGACTGCGTGGCCGACCTGGCCATGGGGCTGCTGATCGATTGTTCCCGGCGCATCAGCGCGGCCGACCGCTTCGTCCGCGCAGGGCTCTGGCCCGCCGGCAACTTCCCATTGGCGCGCAAGGTCAGCGGCAAGCGCCTGGGCATCGTCGGCCTCGGCCGCATCGGCAAGGACGTGGCCCGTCGCGCCAGCGGTTTCGATATGCAGGTGCGCTACCACAACCGCCGCCCGGATGCCGACAGCTCATACGGCTTCGAGCCGGACCTGCCGGCGTTGGCGCGCTGGGCCGATTTCCTGGTGCTGACCTGCCCGGGCGGCGCGGCCACTCATCACCTGATTTCGGCACCGGTGCTCGACGCCCTCGGCCCGGAGGGCATCCTGATCAACGTCGCCCGTGGTTCGGTGGTGGACGAACAGGCCCTGGTGTCGGCGCTGACGGAAGGGCGCCTGGGCGGTGCCGGCCTGGACGTGTTCCAGGCCGAGCCAAGCGTGCCTGAAGCCCTGCTGACGCTGGACAACGTGGTGCTGGCGCCGCACATCGGCAGCGGCACCCTGGATACCCGCCTGCAGATGGAAGAACTGGTGTTTGCCAACCTGCGGGCCTTCCTCGACGAGGGCGAAGTGCTGACCCCGGTGGTCTGACCAGCCCCCCACGCATTTGAGCTGCAGCTTCGCAGCCCGTAGGTTGGGCTGAAGAATGAAGCCCAACGTCACGGTGTATCGAGGGACCCGGATCGTTGGGCTTCGCTGCGCTCAGCGCCAACCTGCGGCCGAGCCAGAGCGCTAGCGATACCAGCGCGGCGTGTAGACCCAGTCCTCGCCGTTCCCTTTCGGCACCCGACGAGTCAGCGACGAGCCGATGATCACCAGCGTGCGCATATCCACTTGCTCGGGGCGCAGCTCGCCCAGGCTGGTGAGGGTCAGCTTCTCCGCCGGGCGGCCGATGTCGCGGCCCAGCACCACCACCGTTTCCGGGCGGCGGTGGCGGGCGACGATTTCCAGGGCGCGGCCCAGTTGCCAGGGGCGTGCCTTGGAGATCGGGTTGTAGAACGCCATGGCCAGGTCGGCAGCGGCCGCGTGGTCTAGGCGCTGCTCGATCACCTCCCACGGCTTGAGGTTGTCCGAGAGCGACAGCAGGCAGAAATCGTGGCCCAGCGGCGCGCCGGCCTTGGCTGCGGTGGCCAGTGCGGCGGAGACGCCGGGGAACACCTGCAGCTCCACCTGCTGCCATTCCGGTACGCGGCATTCATCCAGGGCCTCCAGCACGGCGGCAGCCATGGCGAACACGCCGGGGTCGCCCGACGACACCACCACCACACGCCGGCCGCTGGCGGCCAACTCGAAGGCATGGCGGGCCCGTTGCAACTCTTCGCGATTATCGGTGCAGTGCGCCACCTGGTCGGGACGCAACGGCCCGGCCATGCGGATGTAGGTTTCGTAGCCCAGCAGATCCTCGGCTTCGTCCAGCGCCTGGCGTGCGGCGGGCACCATGAATTCGGCGGCGCCGGGGCCCAGGCCGACCACCGTCAGGCGACCGCGCGGCTGGCCGAGCCGGGATGGGTCCAGGGGCTCGGCAGCCAGATAGAGGCGGATGCCGGCTCCCATCTGGCGCAAGGGCGGCAAGGCAGTCTCGTCGGTGATGAACCGCAGTGGCACGCCGAGTTCGGCGGCGGTCGCTGCCAGTTCGGCGTCGACCATGCGTTCGCGATCCGCCACCAGGCAGGCCAGGGACAGCGGCGCGAGACCGGCAGCTTCCAGCGCTCGTCGCAGGGCTTCGGCACTGGCTTCGCCGTCGATTCGCGCCACGGCGACGCGAGGGTGGATCAGCAGTTCATCGCGCTGCGCCGTGCGCGCTTCGGCGGTGATGTGGATAACTCGCCTGGCCTCCTTGGCCAGCGGCAGGCGAGCCTCGTCCAGCCAGGGGGCCACGCCCTCCACGCGAACCGCCTCGCCGCCCAGAAGATCCGAGACGAAGCGCTTGCCCTGCTCGATATCGGCGAGGGCATAACCCGCCGGTGGGTCCAGCAGACAGGTGCCGAAACGCAGCTCACCGCTGGTGGTGATGGCTGGCGCCACCGCAAATAGGGCGGCGATCTCCCGCGCCATG contains the following coding sequences:
- the gudD gene encoding glucarate dehydratase, whose protein sequence is MIQHPLPSSTPRITELTVVPVAGQDSMLLNLSGAHGPYFTRNVVILKDNAGHVGVGEVPGGEAIRQTLEDARSLLVGQSIGHYQHLLNQVRRAFADRDAGGRGLQTFDLRIAIHAVTALEAALLDLLGQHLEVPVAALLGEGQQRDEVEMLGYLFYVGDRNKTDLGYRSEADADDAWFRLRDEEALTPETVVRLAEAAHARYGFNDFKLKGGVLRGEEEIEAVTALAERFPEARITLDPNGAWSLKEAIALCRDQHHVLAYAEDPCGAENGYSGREVMAEFRRATGLPTATNMIATDWRQMGHAISLQSVDIPLADPHFWTLQGSVRVAQMCNDWGLTWGSHSNNHFDISLAMFTHVAAAAPGKITAIDTHWIWQDGQRLTKEPLRIVGGKVAVPQKPGLGVELDMDELARAHALYKAKGLGARDDAVAMQYLVPNWTFNNKRPCLVR
- the garD gene encoding galactarate dehydratase, producing MQLIQHQDSPRHVRLHPDDNVAIVVNEQGVAEGGRFPDGLVTREAIPQSHKVTLVDIPAGGAVLRYGTVIGHALREIPRGSWVREELLSIPEAPELDHLPLASAVPPTLAPLDGYTFEGFRNPDGSVGTRNILGVTTTVQCVTGVLDHCVERVRKELLPKYPNVDDVVALTHSYGCGVAINAPDAVIPIRTLHNIARNPNLGGQALVIGLGCEKLQAEQLMPGDELTAGQDEEAWLFRLQDSASGFAGMVEQIMGMIEDRLQVLDQRRRETCPASELVLGMQCGGSDAFSGVTANPALGVAADLLVRAGATVMFSENTEVRDGIHLLTPRAATPEVARALVREMDWYDRYLARGMADRSANTTPGNKKGGLNNIVEKAMGSIAKSGNSAINGVVAPGERVRGKGLQYCATPASDFICGTLQLAAGMNLHVFTTGRGTPYGLAVVPVIKVSTRTQLAERWPDLIDVDAGRITSGRITLEELGWELFRYYLDVASGKAHTWAEKHRLHNDLTLFNPAPVT
- a CDS encoding 2-hydroxyacid dehydrogenase is translated as MAPKVLHIGPLTERFNQRLADEHEVVQLWRQGDALAYLDEHGGQFDVVVTSARFGYSAAMLARMPNVRAICSFGVGYDAIAVDLARERGIQVSSTPDVLNDCVADLAMGLLIDCSRRISAADRFVRAGLWPAGNFPLARKVSGKRLGIVGLGRIGKDVARRASGFDMQVRYHNRRPDADSSYGFEPDLPALARWADFLVLTCPGGAATHHLISAPVLDALGPEGILINVARGSVVDEQALVSALTEGRLGGAGLDVFQAEPSVPEALLTLDNVVLAPHIGSGTLDTRLQMEELVFANLRAFLDEGEVLTPVV
- the cobJ gene encoding precorrin-3B C(17)-methyltransferase, which encodes MPNAPAIVLLGNTGLPVARRIQAFYPQARVLGLAGRVEGADEAYAEFGDTLRELYRSDTPIIALCAAGIVIRTLAPLLASKGAEPPVLVVAEDGSAVVPLLGGLGGVNRMAREIAALFAVAPAITTSGELRFGTCLLDPPAGYALADIEQGKRFVSDLLGGEAVRVEGVAPWLDEARLPLAKEARRVIHITAEARTAQRDELLIHPRVAVARIDGEASAEALRRALEAAGLAPLSLACLVADRERMVDAELAATAAELGVPLRFITDETALPPLRQMGAGIRLYLAAEPLDPSRLGQPRGRLTVVGLGPGAAEFMVPAARQALDEAEDLLGYETYIRMAGPLRPDQVAHCTDNREELQRARHAFELAASGRRVVVVSSGDPGVFAMAAAVLEALDECRVPEWQQVELQVFPGVSAALATAAKAGAPLGHDFCLLSLSDNLKPWEVIEQRLDHAAAADLAMAFYNPISKARPWQLGRALEIVARHRRPETVVVLGRDIGRPAEKLTLTSLGELRPEQVDMRTLVIIGSSLTRRVPKGNGEDWVYTPRWYR